A region from the Variovorax sp. RKNM96 genome encodes:
- a CDS encoding LysR family transcriptional regulator, giving the protein MRDFSLSDVRLFTKAAQLGGLTPAADALSVPKASASRQLQRLEAMVGHQLLHRGSTRFALTEEGREFLVAAGQVLTILDDVMLSLSSGAGTLAGRLRVAAPHYYGRELLGLHLPEFMSAYPQLEVVVETGNDRVDLFRDEADVAIRRGRDGCDEMVARHLKNEPMVLCATPGYLEPRPAIESVSDLASHAFLVSEVEGRKKEISLSVTGKTHRVGVESVFQSDDLELILKLTLAAKGIGLLPLSLAQSHVDRGALTSVLPSLKLTPQEINLVYLPSRRHSPKIKTFVDYVLNIFKPS; this is encoded by the coding sequence ATGCGAGACTTTTCTTTGTCCGACGTGCGGCTCTTCACGAAGGCCGCCCAGCTCGGAGGACTGACGCCGGCGGCCGATGCCCTGAGCGTGCCCAAGGCCTCCGCTTCACGCCAGCTCCAGCGGCTGGAGGCGATGGTCGGGCACCAGCTGCTGCATCGCGGTTCCACGCGATTCGCCCTCACGGAAGAGGGGCGGGAGTTCCTGGTGGCAGCCGGACAGGTGCTGACCATCCTGGACGACGTGATGCTGAGCCTGTCTTCAGGCGCAGGCACGCTGGCGGGGCGGCTGCGTGTAGCCGCTCCCCACTATTACGGCAGGGAACTGCTGGGGCTGCATCTGCCTGAATTCATGTCGGCCTACCCGCAACTGGAGGTCGTGGTCGAGACGGGCAACGACCGGGTCGACCTGTTTCGCGACGAGGCCGACGTGGCCATCCGGCGCGGACGGGATGGGTGCGACGAGATGGTGGCACGCCATCTGAAGAACGAGCCGATGGTGTTGTGCGCCACGCCGGGCTACCTTGAGCCGCGCCCGGCCATCGAGAGCGTGTCGGACCTGGCTTCGCACGCCTTCCTGGTCAGCGAAGTCGAAGGCCGCAAGAAGGAGATCAGTCTCTCGGTCACGGGAAAGACCCATCGGGTGGGCGTGGAGAGCGTGTTCCAGTCGGACGACCTGGAACTGATCCTGAAACTGACTTTGGCCGCCAAGGGAATCGGACTGCTTCCCTTGTCGCTGGCCCAATCGCACGTCGACAGAGGCGCCCTGACGTCGGTGCTGCCGTCACTGAAATTGACACCGCAGGAAATCAATCTTGTCTATTTGCCCTCGCGCCGCCACTCGCCAAAGATCAAGACTTTTGTTGATTACGTCTTGAATATCTTCAAGCCGTCTTGA
- a CDS encoding DSD1 family PLP-dependent enzyme, which translates to MPRPLHANSPLIGVPGGRHLLDTPALLIDLPAMTRNIERMAAFAKARGIGLRPHVKTHKSVEIARRQVAAGAIGVSCVTLGEAEIMVDGGIRSVLITSPAVTPSKIARLVKLAERAAPGGVMVVADNLANVADLARAASGLLHPLPVLVDYGAGYNRTGAANEAQVLALAAAIAGEPGLRLRGLQAYAGNLQHIVAREERSAAAAGLRETVAGIVAAARRKGFNFEIVTGAGTGTHDLDSEQNAFTELQAGSYVFMDAEYTQVLAAGTEPSPFEVALFVQTAVVSTNAAEWVTVDGGTKCFATDGGVPLVARGTDAASRYAFFGDEHGKLMPAGPRPALGTRIEFVTPHCDPTVNLHDVYHVVEGGALVAIWPVDARGKR; encoded by the coding sequence ATGCCCAGACCCCTGCACGCCAATTCGCCGCTGATCGGCGTTCCCGGCGGCCGCCACCTGCTCGACACGCCCGCCCTGCTGATCGACCTGCCCGCGATGACCCGCAACATCGAACGCATGGCCGCCTTTGCCAAGGCGCGTGGCATCGGCCTCAGGCCGCATGTCAAGACGCACAAGTCGGTCGAGATCGCGCGGCGCCAGGTGGCCGCAGGCGCCATCGGCGTGAGCTGCGTCACCCTGGGCGAAGCGGAAATCATGGTCGACGGCGGCATCCGCAGCGTGCTGATCACCTCGCCCGCCGTCACGCCGAGCAAGATCGCGCGCCTCGTCAAGCTGGCGGAGCGCGCAGCGCCCGGCGGCGTCATGGTGGTGGCCGACAACCTGGCCAACGTGGCCGACTTGGCCCGGGCCGCGAGCGGGCTGCTGCATCCGCTCCCCGTGCTGGTCGACTACGGCGCCGGCTACAACCGCACCGGCGCCGCGAACGAGGCACAGGTGCTCGCGCTCGCCGCTGCCATCGCCGGCGAGCCGGGCCTGCGGCTGCGCGGCCTGCAGGCCTATGCGGGCAACCTGCAGCACATCGTGGCGCGCGAAGAACGCAGCGCCGCGGCCGCGGGCCTGCGCGAAACCGTGGCGGGCATCGTCGCGGCGGCACGGCGCAAGGGGTTCAATTTCGAGATCGTCACCGGAGCCGGCACCGGCACCCACGACCTCGATTCGGAGCAGAACGCCTTCACCGAACTGCAGGCCGGCTCCTATGTCTTCATGGACGCGGAATACACGCAGGTGCTGGCCGCAGGCACCGAGCCGTCGCCTTTCGAAGTGGCTCTCTTCGTGCAGACGGCCGTGGTCAGCACCAATGCGGCGGAGTGGGTCACGGTGGACGGCGGCACCAAGTGCTTCGCCACCGACGGCGGCGTGCCGCTGGTCGCACGCGGCACCGATGCCGCGAGCCGCTATGCCTTCTTCGGCGACGAGCACGGCAAGCTGATGCCGGCGGGGCCGCGCCCCGCGCTGGGCACGCGCATCGAGTTCGTGACGCCACACTGCGATCCGACGGTGAACCTGCACGACGTCTATCACGTGGTCGAAGGCGGCGCGCTGGTGGCGATCTGGCCGGTGGACGCGCGCGGGAAGCGATAG
- a CDS encoding acyl-CoA dehydrogenase family protein, giving the protein MAILQDTPRPTRADAAPAAPSSPSSQQLLARFRPIFDRIAVHAAQRENDRELAYEPVAWLNAERFGALRVPVEYGGIGASVEQLYDLLIELGEADSNLPQILRAHFGFIERLFAEIDPSLHGPWMRLAAEGVIFGNATTELGEGALGALQTTLSRDGDAWRLEGDKYYSTGTLYADWISVSAQRLNADGSSDRVIALVPSEADGVERVDDWRGFGQRLSASGTTRFRNVRVKPENVLLYVRDQPTPLTAHFQLTHLATLAGIARAIVRDAVAFVQPRKRVYSHGSGDTPREDPLVQQVIGQLASTAFIAASTVQAVARGLGEVDRFRQRGETVPESLLFEVELNTAKAQAGIVDAVLQAGTRLFDIGGASALQEDRRLDRHWRNARTLASHNPTIYKGRVVGDHLLNGARPTFYWAVGAIAA; this is encoded by the coding sequence ATGGCCATCCTCCAAGACACGCCGCGCCCCACGCGCGCCGACGCTGCGCCGGCAGCGCCCTCCTCACCTTCGTCGCAGCAACTCCTCGCGCGTTTTCGCCCGATCTTCGATCGCATCGCCGTGCATGCGGCGCAGCGCGAGAACGACCGTGAACTGGCCTACGAACCGGTCGCCTGGCTCAACGCCGAGCGCTTCGGCGCCCTGCGCGTGCCCGTCGAATACGGCGGCATCGGGGCTTCGGTCGAGCAGCTGTACGACCTGCTCATCGAACTCGGCGAAGCCGACTCCAACCTGCCGCAGATCCTGCGTGCGCACTTCGGCTTCATCGAGCGGCTCTTCGCGGAAATCGATCCGTCGCTGCATGGCCCGTGGATGCGGCTTGCGGCCGAAGGCGTGATCTTCGGCAATGCCACCACCGAGCTCGGCGAAGGCGCACTCGGCGCCCTGCAGACCACGCTGTCGCGCGACGGCGATGCATGGCGGCTCGAGGGCGACAAGTACTACAGCACCGGCACGCTCTACGCCGACTGGATTTCGGTCTCCGCCCAGCGCCTGAACGCCGACGGCAGCAGCGACCGCGTGATCGCGCTCGTGCCCTCGGAGGCCGATGGCGTGGAGCGCGTCGACGACTGGCGCGGCTTCGGCCAGCGGCTGAGCGCATCGGGCACCACGCGCTTTCGCAATGTGCGTGTGAAGCCCGAGAACGTGCTGCTCTACGTGCGCGACCAGCCGACCCCGCTCACCGCGCATTTCCAACTCACACACCTCGCCACGCTGGCGGGCATCGCACGCGCCATCGTGCGCGATGCGGTGGCCTTCGTGCAGCCGCGCAAACGCGTCTACAGCCACGGCAGCGGCGACACGCCGCGAGAAGATCCGCTGGTGCAGCAGGTCATCGGCCAGCTCGCGAGCACCGCGTTCATCGCGGCCTCCACCGTGCAGGCCGTGGCGCGCGGGCTCGGCGAGGTCGACCGCTTCCGCCAGCGCGGCGAAACCGTTCCCGAAAGCCTGCTGTTCGAGGTGGAGCTCAACACCGCCAAGGCGCAGGCCGGCATCGTCGATGCGGTGCTGCAGGCAGGCACGCGGCTCTTCGACATCGGTGGTGCCTCGGCACTGCAGGAAGACCGCCGCCTCGACCGCCACTGGCGCAACGCACGCACGCTGGCATCGCACAACCCGACGATCTACAAGGGGCGCGTGGTCGGGGATCACCTGCTCAACGGAGCAAGGCCGACGTTCTACTGGGCGGTGGGAGCGATTGCGGCCTGA
- a CDS encoding crotonase/enoyl-CoA hydratase family protein has protein sequence MSDRIEWTRHPDGVVELQLARADKMNALDPAMFDALIEAGEALRGDASVRAVVISGRGKAFCAGLDMASFERMQQGADTGEGVLGEGAAGADLVKRTHGISNAAQHVAMVWRDVPVPVIAAVHGVAFGGGLQVALGADIRIVAPDTKLSVMEIKWGLVPDMAGMVLMRELARNDVVRELTFTGRIFSGEEALQIGFATRLSADPLAEALQIAHEIAGKSPDAIRAGKRLLNAAMSQSAAELLMAESVEQKALIGSANQVEAVKANIERRAPRFDPPA, from the coding sequence ATGAGCGATCGCATCGAATGGACCCGCCACCCCGACGGCGTGGTGGAACTGCAGCTGGCACGCGCCGACAAGATGAACGCACTCGACCCCGCGATGTTCGATGCGCTGATCGAGGCCGGCGAGGCCCTGCGCGGCGACGCGTCGGTGCGCGCCGTGGTGATCTCCGGCCGCGGCAAGGCGTTCTGCGCCGGGCTCGACATGGCATCGTTCGAGCGCATGCAGCAGGGCGCGGACACGGGTGAGGGCGTGCTGGGGGAGGGCGCGGCAGGGGCCGATCTGGTGAAGCGCACCCACGGCATTTCCAACGCCGCGCAACATGTCGCGATGGTCTGGCGCGATGTGCCGGTGCCGGTGATCGCCGCGGTGCACGGCGTGGCCTTCGGCGGTGGTCTTCAGGTCGCGCTGGGCGCGGACATCCGCATCGTCGCGCCTGACACGAAGCTGTCGGTGATGGAGATCAAGTGGGGCCTGGTGCCCGACATGGCCGGCATGGTGCTGATGCGCGAACTGGCGCGCAACGACGTGGTGCGCGAGCTCACCTTCACCGGGCGCATCTTCTCGGGCGAAGAGGCCTTGCAGATCGGTTTTGCCACACGCCTTTCGGCCGACCCGCTGGCCGAGGCGCTGCAGATAGCGCACGAGATCGCGGGCAAGAGCCCCGATGCGATTCGCGCCGGCAAGCGCCTGCTCAATGCCGCGATGTCGCAGAGCGCCGCGGAGCTGCTGATGGCCGAATCGGTCGAGCAGAAGGCGCTGATCGGCAGCGCGAACCAGGTCGAAGCCGTGAAGGCCAACATCGAGCGGCGCGCACCGCGTTTCGATCCACCTGCCTGA
- a CDS encoding PhoX family phosphatase, translated as MPMDRRHFLLQSGSVAAVVALFGQSHAAPVTGRGRSAGQALGFTAVPASLRDAVVIPPEYEWQLLYPWGTPTGVAGRKPAFAPNAGNTADEQALQAGMHHDGMHFFPLSVPDRALLVMNHEYTDEQLLHTDGIKEWTAEKVRKSLHAMGVSVIEIRHTAKGWQQVRPSPYARRVHGNTPMRIAGPAAGTPLMRTAANPAGDQVFGTFANCAMGVTPWGTYLTCEENFHGYFGGPKDAAKDTTDAQRRYGTVPGSQWVEYWRFEERFDLSRHPNEPHRFGWVVEIDPFEPGAAPIKRTALGRKRQESATCTTSKDGRAVVYMGDDARFEYVYKFVSKDAIVAVTDAPQAPANSRLLDEGTLYVARFDPDGRGQWLELTHGRNGLDAASGFADHAEVLIHARLAGDIVGGTKMDRPEWIAVHPQSHEVYVTLTNNSQRGDAGKPAPDAANPRANNLFGGILRWREDGNDAAATGFAWDHFALAGDPAQEGSGARYPSAEADMFGSPDGLHFDSGGLLWIQTDMSGQVIGKPAYASLGNNQMLCADPATGRIKRFLTGPNGSEITGCVVTPDRRTLFVNIQHPGEARDDGSATHNSAWPDGTTPGSARPRSATLAIRRRDGGIVGT; from the coding sequence ATGCCGATGGATCGCCGTCACTTCCTTCTTCAATCGGGCTCGGTCGCCGCCGTGGTGGCGCTGTTCGGCCAGTCCCATGCGGCGCCGGTCACCGGCCGCGGCCGCAGTGCCGGCCAGGCGCTCGGCTTCACGGCTGTGCCCGCGTCGTTGCGCGATGCCGTCGTCATCCCGCCTGAATACGAGTGGCAACTGCTCTATCCCTGGGGCACGCCGACGGGCGTCGCGGGCCGGAAGCCGGCCTTTGCACCGAATGCCGGCAACACCGCCGACGAGCAGGCGCTCCAGGCCGGCATGCACCACGACGGCATGCATTTCTTTCCGCTCTCCGTGCCGGACCGCGCCCTGCTCGTGATGAACCACGAATACACCGACGAGCAACTGCTGCACACGGACGGCATCAAGGAATGGACGGCGGAGAAAGTGCGCAAGTCGCTGCATGCGATGGGCGTGTCGGTGATCGAGATCCGGCATACCGCCAAGGGCTGGCAACAGGTGCGGCCTTCGCCCTATGCGCGCCGCGTGCACGGCAACACGCCCATGCGCATCGCCGGCCCCGCTGCCGGCACGCCGCTGATGCGCACCGCCGCCAACCCGGCCGGCGACCAGGTTTTCGGCACCTTCGCCAACTGCGCGATGGGCGTCACGCCCTGGGGCACGTACCTCACCTGCGAAGAAAACTTCCACGGCTACTTCGGCGGACCGAAGGATGCGGCGAAAGACACGACGGATGCGCAGCGCCGCTACGGCACGGTCCCGGGTTCGCAATGGGTCGAGTACTGGCGCTTCGAGGAACGCTTCGACCTGAGCCGCCACCCGAACGAGCCGCATCGCTTCGGCTGGGTGGTCGAGATCGACCCCTTCGAACCCGGCGCCGCGCCGATCAAGCGCACGGCGCTGGGCCGCAAGCGCCAGGAGAGCGCCACCTGCACGACGTCGAAAGACGGCCGCGCGGTGGTCTACATGGGCGACGACGCGCGCTTCGAATACGTCTACAAATTCGTCAGCAAGGACGCGATCGTCGCCGTGACCGATGCGCCGCAGGCGCCGGCCAACAGCCGCCTGCTCGACGAGGGCACGCTCTACGTGGCGCGCTTCGACCCCGACGGACGCGGCCAGTGGCTCGAACTCACGCACGGCCGCAACGGCCTCGACGCGGCCAGCGGCTTTGCCGACCACGCCGAGGTGCTGATCCATGCCCGCCTGGCAGGCGACATCGTCGGCGGCACGAAGATGGACCGCCCCGAATGGATCGCCGTGCATCCGCAGAGCCACGAGGTGTACGTCACCCTCACCAACAACAGCCAGCGCGGCGACGCCGGCAAGCCCGCGCCCGATGCCGCCAACCCGCGCGCCAACAACCTTTTCGGCGGCATCCTGCGCTGGCGCGAGGACGGCAACGATGCAGCCGCCACCGGCTTCGCTTGGGACCACTTCGCGCTCGCCGGCGACCCCGCGCAGGAAGGCAGCGGCGCGCGCTATCCCTCGGCCGAGGCCGACATGTTCGGCAGCCCCGACGGCCTGCATTTCGACAGCGGCGGCCTGCTCTGGATCCAGACCGACATGAGCGGCCAGGTGATCGGCAAGCCGGCCTATGCGTCGCTGGGCAACAACCAGATGCTGTGCGCCGACCCGGCCACTGGCCGGATCAAGCGCTTCCTGACCGGACCGAACGGCAGCGAGATCACCGGCTGCGTGGTCACGCCGGACCGCCGCACGCTGTTCGTGAACATCCAGCATCCGGGCGAGGCGCGCGACGACGGCAGCGCCACGCACAACAGCGCATGGCCCGACGGCACCACGCCAGGTTCCGCGCGGCCGCGCTCGGCGACCCTAGCGATCCGGCGTCGCGACGGCGGTATCGTCGGCACCTGA
- a CDS encoding DUF488 family protein, whose amino-acid sequence MSIRIVRLGTPRAPGEGLRVGTVRRPPRGVPKTEFASQDWYDVWYPNLAPSAETMKLGQEAQATHEPAQWNAFARKYKSEMAEADASRSLDLLAALSHGTALAVGCYCEDESRCHRSLLRGLLAERGADIAG is encoded by the coding sequence ATGAGCATCCGCATCGTTCGCCTCGGCACCCCGCGCGCACCCGGCGAGGGCCTGCGCGTCGGCACTGTTCGCCGTCCGCCGCGCGGCGTTCCGAAGACCGAGTTCGCCTCGCAGGACTGGTACGACGTGTGGTACCCCAATCTCGCGCCGTCCGCCGAGACGATGAAGCTGGGCCAGGAGGCGCAAGCAACGCACGAGCCCGCGCAATGGAACGCCTTCGCGCGCAAGTACAAGTCCGAGATGGCCGAGGCCGACGCGAGCCGCAGCCTCGACCTGCTCGCCGCGCTCTCGCACGGCACCGCACTTGCGGTCGGCTGCTATTGCGAGGACGAATCGCGCTGCCACCGCTCGCTGCTGCGCGGCCTGCTGGCCGAACGCGGCGCGGACATCGCGGGCTGA
- a CDS encoding glutathione S-transferase produces MQLVGMLDSPYVRRVAISLRLLGLAFEHRPVSVFSTFEQFRVINPVVKAPTLLCDDGMVLMDSTLIVDYAEAMAGRSLMPADLAQRQRALRITGLALAACEKTVQIVYEHNLRPAEKLHQPWVDRVQGQLVAAYSALEQETAAMPLPDDEATLTQAGVSTAVAWSFTQLMLPEVIAPASFPLLAAYAARAENLPAFLASPQVIQPAMSAPRSASRPRSSERWQRDSSSQ; encoded by the coding sequence ATGCAACTCGTCGGCATGCTCGATTCACCCTATGTGCGCCGCGTGGCCATCTCGCTGCGCCTGCTCGGCCTTGCGTTCGAGCACCGGCCGGTCTCGGTCTTCAGCACCTTCGAGCAGTTTCGCGTGATCAACCCGGTGGTCAAGGCGCCCACGCTGCTGTGCGATGACGGCATGGTGCTCATGGATTCCACGTTGATCGTCGATTACGCAGAAGCCATGGCCGGGCGCAGCCTGATGCCTGCCGACCTGGCGCAGCGGCAGCGCGCCTTGCGCATCACCGGGCTGGCGCTGGCCGCCTGCGAGAAGACCGTGCAGATCGTCTACGAACACAACCTGCGCCCGGCCGAGAAGCTGCACCAGCCGTGGGTCGACCGGGTGCAGGGGCAGCTTGTTGCGGCGTACTCGGCGCTGGAGCAAGAGACGGCTGCGATGCCGCTGCCTGATGACGAAGCGACCCTGACGCAGGCCGGGGTCTCGACGGCCGTGGCCTGGTCTTTCACGCAATTGATGCTGCCCGAGGTCATCGCGCCCGCCAGCTTCCCGTTGCTGGCGGCGTACGCCGCGCGCGCAGAAAACCTGCCGGCGTTCCTGGCTTCACCCCAGGTGATTCAGCCCGCGATGTCCGCGCCGCGTTCGGCCAGCAGGCCGCGCAGCAGCGAGCGGTGGCAGCGCGATTCGTCCTCGCAATAG
- a CDS encoding Lrp/AsnC family transcriptional regulator, translated as MNIDKKDRLILEALQADARQSLAALGKRIGLSQPAMSERVRKLEDAGVIEGYGARVNLRALGVGLQAIIRIDTTHAGIAKYLKLFDAMPEVLSADRVTGEDCFFVRCAIAEPADLERVVDALAVDGAVTTSLVLSSPVNKHVTVHAAKPPRK; from the coding sequence ATGAACATCGACAAGAAGGACCGCCTGATCCTCGAAGCCCTGCAGGCCGATGCGCGCCAGAGCCTGGCCGCGCTGGGCAAGCGCATCGGCCTCTCGCAGCCCGCGATGAGCGAGCGCGTGCGTAAGCTCGAGGATGCGGGCGTGATCGAAGGCTATGGCGCCCGCGTCAACCTGCGCGCGCTGGGTGTGGGACTTCAGGCCATCATCCGCATCGACACCACGCATGCGGGCATCGCCAAGTACCTGAAGCTGTTCGACGCCATGCCCGAGGTGCTGAGCGCCGACCGCGTGACCGGCGAGGACTGCTTCTTCGTGCGCTGCGCGATCGCCGAACCGGCCGACCTGGAGCGCGTGGTCGATGCGCTGGCGGTGGACGGCGCGGTGACCACGTCGCTGGTGCTGTCGAGCCCCGTGAACAAGCACGTCACCGTGCACGCGGCCAAGCCGCCGCGCAAGTAG
- a CDS encoding SDR family oxidoreductase: protein MFEASLMSGQRILVTGGGTGLGRAMAERFLGLGADVAICGRRQAVCEETAAEWRQQFPGRRIDTFGVDIRIAQSVDEMVESLFQSGGLTGLVNNAAGNFVAPTESLSPRAFDAIANIVFHGSFYVTQAVGKRWVAGAKSGQWKQGDAFRSVMSIITTWVDNGSPYVVPSAMSKAGIDVMTKSLAVEWARHGIRLNAVGPGEIPTEGMSKRLNPGEEPGARSKQNNPMARTGRMSELQNLAAFLMAPGQCDWLTGQSIMMDGGNALATGGNFYELRQWSDTDWQDARERIEAQNQKDKAQR, encoded by the coding sequence ATGTTCGAAGCTTCCCTGATGAGCGGCCAGCGCATCCTCGTGACCGGCGGCGGCACCGGCCTCGGCCGCGCGATGGCCGAGCGTTTCCTCGGCCTGGGCGCCGACGTCGCCATCTGCGGCCGGCGCCAGGCGGTGTGCGAGGAAACCGCGGCCGAATGGCGCCAGCAGTTCCCAGGCCGGCGCATCGACACCTTCGGCGTGGACATCCGCATCGCGCAGAGCGTGGACGAGATGGTCGAGAGCCTGTTCCAGAGCGGCGGCCTCACCGGGCTCGTCAACAACGCCGCGGGCAACTTCGTCGCACCGACCGAGAGCCTCTCGCCGCGTGCCTTCGATGCGATCGCGAACATCGTCTTCCATGGCAGCTTCTACGTGACGCAGGCGGTGGGCAAGCGCTGGGTGGCGGGGGCCAAGTCGGGCCAGTGGAAGCAGGGCGACGCCTTTCGCAGTGTCATGAGCATCATCACGACCTGGGTCGACAACGGCAGTCCCTACGTGGTGCCCTCGGCCATGAGCAAGGCCGGCATCGACGTGATGACCAAGTCGCTCGCGGTGGAGTGGGCGCGGCACGGCATTCGCCTGAACGCCGTGGGCCCGGGCGAGATTCCGACCGAGGGCATGAGCAAGCGCCTGAACCCGGGCGAGGAGCCCGGCGCGCGCAGCAAGCAGAACAACCCGATGGCGCGCACCGGCCGCATGAGCGAACTGCAGAACCTCGCGGCCTTCCTGATGGCGCCGGGCCAATGCGACTGGCTCACGGGCCAGAGCATCATGATGGACGGCGGCAACGCGCTGGCCACCGGCGGCAACTTCTACGAGCTGCGCCAGTGGAGCGACACCGACTGGCAGGACGCGCGCGAACGCATCGAGGCGCAGAACCAGAAGGACAAGGCGCAGCGCTGA
- a CDS encoding OmpA family protein: MHAARHVFLAAALLGALAGVAQADTLVPKQDLKGLVDPAGLKRFSGAVLVYRDDVAYDEVKLPAGKAVYKDEKVTAARSLDRAGQRTALQYITPPDRSALEVLRNYQQEQKGAGFETVFECAGEACGDSRDIDKTSLSALVLPDTWWTKTGDNSPAACGAGHFVSDFRYAVLDNKASGASIALMVWKPGDVSVYCDEKEFKKRISVLVVKVEPKAREQKMETLSASELGKSLDANGKVAVYGILFDTGKADIKPESKASLDQIGALLKQQAALKLHVVGHTDNVGALPANLDLSKRRADAVSAALARDYGIARDRLTANGVASLAPVASNASDAGKAKNRRVELVLQ, encoded by the coding sequence ATGCACGCCGCACGCCATGTCTTTCTTGCCGCCGCGCTGCTGGGCGCGCTCGCCGGCGTTGCGCAGGCCGACACGCTGGTGCCCAAGCAGGACCTGAAGGGCCTGGTCGATCCGGCGGGCCTCAAGCGCTTCTCGGGCGCGGTGCTCGTGTACCGCGACGACGTGGCCTACGACGAGGTCAAGCTGCCGGCAGGCAAGGCTGTCTACAAGGACGAGAAGGTGACCGCCGCGCGCTCCCTCGACCGCGCGGGCCAGCGCACCGCCCTGCAATACATCACGCCACCCGACCGCAGCGCGCTCGAGGTGCTGCGCAACTACCAGCAGGAGCAGAAGGGCGCGGGCTTCGAGACGGTGTTCGAGTGCGCGGGCGAAGCCTGCGGCGACAGCCGCGACATCGACAAGACCAGCCTCTCGGCGCTGGTGTTGCCCGACACCTGGTGGACCAAGACCGGCGACAACTCGCCCGCGGCCTGCGGCGCGGGCCACTTCGTTTCCGACTTCCGCTATGCCGTGCTCGACAACAAGGCGAGCGGCGCTTCCATCGCGCTCATGGTCTGGAAGCCCGGCGACGTCTCGGTGTACTGCGACGAGAAGGAATTCAAGAAGCGCATCAGCGTGCTGGTCGTCAAGGTCGAGCCCAAGGCGCGCGAGCAGAAGATGGAAACCCTCTCGGCCTCCGAGCTCGGCAAGAGCCTGGACGCCAACGGCAAGGTCGCCGTCTACGGCATCCTGTTCGACACCGGCAAGGCCGACATCAAGCCCGAGAGCAAGGCCTCGCTCGACCAGATCGGCGCGCTGCTCAAGCAACAGGCCGCGCTCAAGCTGCATGTGGTGGGCCACACCGACAACGTGGGGGCGCTGCCGGCCAACCTCGACCTGAGCAAGCGCCGCGCCGATGCCGTGTCCGCTGCGCTCGCCAGGGACTACGGCATTGCGCGCGACCGCCTCACCGCCAACGGCGTGGCGAGCCTCGCGCCCGTGGCTTCGAATGCCAGCGATGCGGGCAAGGCGAAGAACCGGCGCGTCGAACTGGTGCTGCAGTAG